Proteins co-encoded in one Dendropsophus ebraccatus isolate aDenEbr1 chromosome 9, aDenEbr1.pat, whole genome shotgun sequence genomic window:
- the LOC138801873 gene encoding ubiquitin-conjugating enzyme E2 T-like, with protein MDELRAQVVGGPGTPYEGGVFSLEVAVPDRYPFEPPRVQFVTPIYHPNIDTAGRICLNILKPPPKGAWRPALNLSSVLTSIQLLMAEPNPEDPLMADIAREYKYHRAAYSATARSWTEKHAKPRDTSTHSLAHKRRSADQAEPAKKPRPGLP; from the coding sequence ATGGACGAGCTGCGGGCTCAGGTGGTGGGCGGCCCGGGAACCCCCTATGAGGGCGGGGTGTTCAGCCTGGAGGTCGCCGTGCCGGACAGATACCCCTTCGAGCCCCCTCGGGTGCAGTTTGTCACCCCCATTTACCACCCGAACATAGACACCGCCGGCAGGATCTGCCTGAACATCCTGAAGCCGCCGCCTAAAGGCGCCTGGAGGCCAGCCCTGAACCTGTCCTCCGTCCTGACCTCCATCCAGCTCCTCATGGCCGAGCCCAACCCGGAGGACCCCCTGATGGCGGACATCGCCCGGGAGTACAAGTACCACAGGGCCGCGTACAGCGCCACCGCCAGGAGCTGGACGGAGAAGCACGCCAAACCCCGGGACACGAGCACCCACAGCCTGGCGCACAAAAGGCGTAGCGCTGACCAGGCAGAGCCCGCCAAAAAGCCCCGGCCCGGGCTACCATga